One window from the genome of Saccharicrinis carchari encodes:
- a CDS encoding FAD-binding oxidoreductase: MATHTVRIKSIEKVTHDVLRIVSDKPSQYKFEPGQATSVAINKPDWKSKKRPFTFTSLPGDDHLEFIIKIYPQHKGVTNALLQLSTHDELLIEDPWGSINYKGEGVFIAGGAGITPFISIFKHLKAQNELANNQLIFANKTKADIIHAAEFEKMLGDNFINILSDEKTDQYAHGFITEHFIKKSITDLGKYFYVCGPPKMMKAVEDILNNLKVEKEHIIKEEF, translated from the coding sequence ATGGCAACACATACGGTGCGAATCAAATCCATAGAAAAGGTAACCCACGACGTGCTACGGATTGTAAGCGACAAACCATCGCAATACAAATTTGAGCCCGGACAGGCTACAAGTGTGGCAATAAACAAGCCGGATTGGAAAAGTAAAAAAAGACCTTTCACTTTCACTTCTCTTCCGGGTGACGACCATTTAGAGTTTATCATTAAAATTTATCCTCAGCATAAGGGCGTTACCAATGCGTTGCTTCAGCTGAGTACCCACGACGAATTACTTATCGAAGATCCGTGGGGATCAATCAACTACAAGGGCGAAGGTGTATTTATTGCCGGCGGTGCAGGGATTACACCATTTATTTCCATTTTTAAACACCTAAAAGCCCAAAACGAGCTAGCAAATAACCAACTCATTTTTGCGAATAAAACAAAAGCCGACATCATTCATGCAGCTGAATTCGAAAAAATGTTAGGCGATAACTTTATTAATATTTTATCAGACGAAAAAACAGACCAGTATGCGCATGGGTTTATTACAGAACATTTTATAAAAAAATCAATTACTGATTTGGGCAAATACTTTTATGTATGTGGGCCTCCGAAAATGATGAAAGCAGTCGAGGATATATTGAACAACTTAAAAGTAGAAAAAGAGCACATTATTAAAGAAGAGTTTTGA
- a CDS encoding ankyrin repeat domain-containing protein, protein MNKSLFISALTLMVFVAFACHTTTKKAESSKNNDAVPAATNKAQTTFNQNQIMQAALAGKHNIVEDALHNGLDVNATDTNKRTLLMLAAFNGHTHLVEMLVAKGADVNLRDTIDRTALMFASTGPFAPTVLALLQAGAQPNLTDAQENWTAAMMAAAEGQLEVLKILVANGADLNMVDIDGESSLDFAKANGHSHVADYIASRM, encoded by the coding sequence ATGAACAAATCTCTTTTTATTAGCGCACTTACCTTGATGGTATTTGTTGCATTCGCATGCCATACCACAACAAAAAAGGCGGAAAGCAGCAAAAATAACGATGCAGTGCCAGCGGCAACTAACAAAGCCCAAACAACTTTTAACCAGAATCAAATAATGCAAGCTGCATTAGCAGGTAAGCACAACATTGTTGAGGATGCCTTACACAATGGCTTAGATGTAAATGCAACCGACACCAACAAACGTACGCTATTAATGCTGGCGGCATTTAACGGACACACCCACCTGGTAGAAATGCTGGTTGCCAAAGGAGCCGATGTAAACCTGCGCGACACCATAGACAGAACGGCGCTGATGTTTGCCTCTACCGGGCCGTTTGCGCCAACGGTGCTAGCCTTATTGCAGGCAGGAGCCCAACCAAATCTGACAGATGCACAGGAAAATTGGACGGCCGCCATGATGGCCGCCGCCGAAGGACAGCTTGAAGTACTTAAAATACTGGTAGCAAATGGGGCAGATTTAAATATGGTGGATATCGATGGTGAATCGTCATTGGATTTTGCCAAGGCCAACGGACACAGCCATGTGGCAGATTATATTGCTTCGCGGATGTAA
- a CDS encoding AAA family ATPase codes for MDEWLQHIDTDNDEFQDALKLIQYTRRSVFLTGKAGTGKSTFLKYICAQTQKKYVVVAPTGIAAINAGGQTMHSFFKIPFRPLLPDDPDLSTKDGRIYDFLKYRKNHQKLIKELELLIIDEVSMLRVDILDFIDRVLRVFSGNMQVPFGGKQLLMVGDIFQLEPVVKGEEWAILKRFYQTPFFFSARVFRHLPMVQIELKKVYRQNNPEFVNLLDRIRVNALRQDDMATINRRYKRAYNAPLDELFITLATRRNTVDYINDHKLSELEGEEIVFEGQVMGEFPESALPTPRELVLKENAQVMFIKNDSPERRWFNGSLGRIDEINEEGIYVRLENDELYLVEKELWRNVRYKYDEKNNRIIEDEIGSYQQYPLKLAWAITVHKSQGLTFDKVMIDFTGGAFAGGQLYVALSRCRSLEGIIMKSQVTARDVIVKRECVDFSRRSNNKLQIKESLESARADDSYKNALAAFKKDDFGFAMQELGLAVAKRNDLTKPHVLRFIARQLQVIPKLRKKIQTLECREKKRNKQLGEFAREYFLMANECLVKAKDKSAAIANLNKAILLNPDFFDALFKRAGLKVETNDLDGAEADYSLARKLKPRTFKVYYNRGRTRLLLKNNNGAYNDLKKAINLKDDHAESYYYLAQVCDKMGEAEEAERYRNISANLGFEEE; via the coding sequence ATGGATGAATGGTTGCAACATATCGATACGGATAATGATGAGTTTCAGGATGCGCTTAAACTGATTCAATATACCCGACGATCCGTATTTTTAACCGGAAAGGCAGGTACCGGAAAAAGTACCTTTTTAAAATATATTTGTGCTCAAACCCAAAAAAAATATGTGGTGGTAGCTCCAACGGGTATTGCCGCCATTAATGCAGGCGGACAAACCATGCATTCCTTTTTTAAAATTCCTTTTCGACCCTTGCTGCCTGACGATCCGGATCTGAGTACCAAAGACGGCCGTATCTACGATTTTTTAAAATATCGAAAAAACCATCAAAAACTAATTAAAGAGTTAGAACTACTCATCATTGATGAGGTTTCAATGCTACGGGTGGATATCCTCGATTTTATCGATCGCGTGCTACGGGTGTTCTCGGGCAATATGCAAGTGCCATTTGGCGGAAAGCAGCTGTTAATGGTGGGCGATATTTTTCAATTGGAACCCGTGGTAAAAGGAGAGGAGTGGGCCATTTTAAAACGTTTTTATCAAACCCCGTTTTTCTTTTCGGCAAGAGTATTTCGTCATTTGCCCATGGTGCAAATTGAGCTGAAAAAAGTGTATCGTCAAAATAATCCCGAGTTTGTTAATTTGTTGGATCGCATAAGGGTGAATGCGCTAAGGCAAGATGATATGGCCACTATTAACCGACGTTATAAGCGGGCATACAATGCGCCGCTGGATGAGCTTTTTATTACGCTGGCAACCCGTCGCAATACGGTGGACTATATTAACGATCATAAGCTGAGTGAGTTGGAAGGAGAGGAGATTGTATTTGAGGGACAGGTGATGGGGGAGTTTCCCGAATCGGCTTTACCTACACCGCGGGAGTTGGTACTAAAGGAAAACGCCCAGGTGATGTTCATAAAAAACGACTCGCCCGAACGAAGATGGTTTAATGGCAGTTTGGGCAGGATAGATGAAATAAATGAGGAAGGTATTTATGTGCGTCTTGAAAATGATGAGCTTTACCTGGTAGAAAAAGAGTTATGGCGCAACGTCAGGTATAAATACGATGAAAAAAACAATCGGATTATCGAAGACGAAATAGGTTCGTATCAGCAATATCCTTTAAAACTGGCCTGGGCCATTACTGTGCATAAAAGTCAGGGGCTTACCTTTGATAAGGTGATGATAGACTTTACGGGTGGCGCTTTTGCAGGCGGGCAACTTTATGTGGCACTGAGCCGTTGTCGCTCCTTAGAGGGTATTATCATGAAATCGCAAGTAACAGCCCGGGATGTTATTGTAAAGCGCGAATGTGTAGATTTTTCGCGCCGAAGCAACAATAAATTACAAATTAAAGAAAGCTTGGAGTCAGCCCGTGCCGACGACAGCTACAAAAATGCGTTGGCAGCATTTAAAAAGGATGACTTTGGTTTTGCGATGCAGGAACTGGGATTGGCAGTTGCCAAACGTAACGACCTAACAAAACCGCATGTGCTGCGTTTTATTGCCCGCCAGTTACAAGTGATACCTAAATTACGCAAAAAAATACAAACACTCGAATGCAGAGAAAAGAAAAGAAACAAGCAACTGGGCGAATTTGCCCGTGAATATTTTTTGATGGCCAACGAATGTTTGGTAAAAGCTAAGGATAAATCAGCAGCTATTGCCAACCTAAACAAGGCTATATTGTTGAATCCCGATTTTTTTGATGCGCTGTTTAAACGTGCCGGACTAAAGGTGGAAACAAATGACTTAGATGGGGCAGAGGCCGACTATTCGCTGGCTCGCAAGCTAAAGCCGCGCACCTTTAAGGTTTATTATAACCGGGGACGTACCCGTTTGCTCTTAAAAAATAATAACGGAGCATACAACGATCTTAAAAAGGCCATCAACCTGAAGGATGATCATGCGGAATCGTATTATTATTTGGCTCAGGTGTGCGATAAAATGGGTGAGGCGGAAGAAGCCGAACGTTATCGTAATATCTCTGCCAACCTTGGTTTTGAGGAGGAGTAG